A window of the Henckelia pumila isolate YLH828 chromosome 3, ASM3356847v2, whole genome shotgun sequence genome harbors these coding sequences:
- the LOC140889911 gene encoding uncharacterized protein, protein MDERPVRNNRNPRYRNRNNNNEGNPPPPPPPQGLGLNHADLAAIAAIVANTLQGLGNTPVNGNPPPQAVPQNIETQLRLLEIPDEFKVDVVTPFLEEKAAKWWEAISPPMIAAGPITWQQFKDTFLKQYYPAEVKLQKLSEFENFTQTQDMSVVEYTSKFNSLGTYVPTIMADDILKMHHFKRGLSSRIQTALAVYHATSFADLMGAAIRAETDIKRREDENTNKRPLVGQSSTGKQPFKKPYQFTGTNKSTPSKPSNQEIKPCSTCGFKHFGECRRATGACFGCGKTGHRIADCPENKRKETEAKGSSTPNKPKENKPNARVFAITQEEVENANDVVAGTILINKTSAYVLFDCGATHSFISKRFAKKLGLTPEILEEPFRVATPTSKTIETHRVHRDCVINISEHVFQAELIQLPMVEFDAILGMDWLANNHALVDCRMKNVKLRTANHDEVIYHGKFKDQKSLLSASQT, encoded by the exons ATGGACGAGAGACCAGTACGCAACAATCGTAACCCACGCTATAGAAACCGCAACAACAACAATGAAGGAAACCCTCCTCCTCCACCGCCACCGCAAGGGTTAGGCCTAAATCATGCTGACTTGGCAGCTATAGCAGCCATTGTGGCTAACACCCTTCAAGGGTTGGGAAACACGCCTGTAAATGGCAATCCACCACCACAGGCAGTACCACAG AATATCGAGACTCAACTCCGCCTACTCGAGATCCCTGATGAGTTCAAGGTGGATGTAGTAACACCCTTCTTGGAAGAAAAGGCCGCCAAGTGGTGGGAGGCAATTTCACCACCTATGATAGCAGCTGGTCCAATCACATGGCAACAATTTAAGGATACGTTCTTGAAACAGTACTATCCAGCCGAGGTTAAATTGCAGAAATTGAgtgaatttgaaaatttcactCAGACTCAGGATATGTCAGTGGTTGAATacacttcaaaattcaattcaCTCGGAACGTATGTTCCCACTATCATGGCTGATGATATCTTGAAGATGCACCATTTCAAAAGAGGTTTGAGCAGTCGTATTCAGACAGCTTTAGCAGTATACCATGCCACAAGTTTCGCTGATTTAATGGGAGCTGCAATTCGAGCTGAGACCGATATCAAGCGAAGGGAAGACGAGAACACGAACAAGAGACCACTTGTGGGGCAATCTTCAACAGGAAAACAGCCATTCAAGAAACCATATCAGTTTACTGGAACAAACAAGAGCACTCCTTCCAAACCAAGTAATCAAGAAATCAAACCATGTAGTACTTGTGGATTTAAACACTTCGGAGAATGCCGCAGAGCAACTGGCGCCTGTTTTGGATGTGGGAAGACTGGGCACCGCATTGCAGATTGCCCAGAAAACAAGAGGAAAGAAACTGAGGCAAAAGGTAGTTCAACTCCGAATAAACCAAAGGAGAACAAGCCGAATGCCCGAGTTTTTGCCATAACCCAAGAGGAAGTTGAGAATGCAAATGACGTTGTAGCAGGTACCATCCTAATCAACAAAACTTCTGCTTATGTGCTGTTTGATTGTGGTGCTACGCATTCATTTATATCTAAGAGGTTTGCTAAGAAGTTAGGACTTACTCCTGAGATACTTGAGGAACCTTTTAGAGTAGCAACTCCTACTAGCAAAACAATTGAAACACATAGGGTTCATAGAGATTGTGTAATTAACATCAGTGAACACGTATTTCAAGCTGAACTCATTCAGCTCCCCATGGTAGAATTTGATGCCATTTTAGGAATGGATTGGCTAGCAAATAACCATGCTTTAGTAGATTGTCGCATGAAGAATGTCAAATTGAGAACTGCAAATCACGACGAAGTCATTTATCATGGCAAATTCAAGGATCAGAAGTCTCTTTTATCTGCTTCTCAAACGTGA